One Epidermidibacterium keratini DNA segment encodes these proteins:
- a CDS encoding TIGR03085 family metal-binding protein has translation MYVAQQERQELCALFDRVGPDAPTLSGNWTTRDLAAHLIVREGRPDTVPGMVVPVFSRYTQHVQDRVARRDWTDMVRTIRTGPPIYSPMRPSAVDKRVNALEFYVHHEDVRRAQPDWEQRPADPERYRVIEQFLMGPGKLLMRRSPVSVRFDPQTGKSFSVRDAGGDAGVVTVVGSADELALFAYGRDDQARVEFVGDDADITALRSTKRGL, from the coding sequence ATGTACGTCGCCCAGCAAGAACGCCAAGAGCTGTGCGCTCTGTTTGACCGCGTCGGCCCGGATGCCCCGACCCTGTCCGGCAACTGGACCACCCGCGACCTTGCCGCGCATCTGATCGTGCGCGAGGGCCGACCCGACACCGTGCCGGGCATGGTGGTCCCGGTCTTCTCTCGCTACACCCAGCACGTCCAAGACCGCGTCGCGCGTCGCGACTGGACCGACATGGTGCGCACTATCCGCACCGGGCCGCCGATCTACTCCCCGATGCGCCCGTCGGCGGTCGACAAGAGGGTCAACGCGCTCGAGTTCTACGTCCACCATGAGGATGTACGCCGCGCGCAGCCGGACTGGGAGCAGCGTCCGGCAGACCCCGAGCGTTACCGGGTGATCGAGCAGTTCTTGATGGGCCCGGGCAAGCTACTGATGCGTCGATCCCCGGTCTCGGTGCGCTTTGACCCCCAGACCGGCAAGTCGTTCTCGGTCCGTGACGCCGGCGGCGATGCGGGCGTTGTGACCGTCGTCGGATCGGCCGACGAGCTCGCCCTGTTTGCCTACGGCCGCGACGACCAGGCACGCGTCGAGTTCGTCGGCGACGATGCCGACATCACCGCCCTCCGCTCGACAAAGCGCGGACTGTGA
- a CDS encoding type II toxin-antitoxin system VapB family antitoxin yields MTRTNIEIDDALIAEVMDRFSLSTKREAVDFALRRLVGPVMTRQEMLMLEGSGWEGDLDELRGDPVTSV; encoded by the coding sequence ATGACGCGTACCAATATCGAGATCGACGACGCCCTCATTGCTGAGGTGATGGATCGCTTCTCGCTGTCGACGAAGCGAGAGGCCGTTGACTTCGCGTTGCGGCGCCTCGTCGGACCTGTCATGACTCGCCAAGAGATGCTGATGCTCGAGGGGAGTGGCTGGGAGGGCGACCTCGACGAGCTGCGCGGCGACCCCGTGACCTCGGTGTGA
- a CDS encoding mandelate racemase/muconate lactonizing enzyme family protein codes for MKITEIEAIPYSIPYRKPLRFASGEVYAAEHVLVRVHTDTGAVGIADAPPRPFTYGETQDGIIAVIRGIFAPQLTGLRLLEREEIHARMARTVGNPAAKSAIDMAVWDALGRTLDVGVSELLGGYTDRMRVSHMLGFDTPEAMVAEAEKMREVYGITTFKVKVGRTPYTLDTAVVRALREGLGDDVELYVDGNRGWSASESARAMREMADLGLTFAEELCPADDVLGRRWLVTQCDVPFIADESAVTPADVTREVLGGSATAISIKTARTGFTTSSRVHHLAEGLGLEIVMGNQIDGQLGSVCTVAFGAAYRLTSTRAGELSNFLDMSDDLLTEPLQIRGGQLQVRPGPGLGVEIDPEQLERYRTDR; via the coding sequence ATGAAGATCACCGAGATCGAGGCCATCCCCTACTCCATCCCGTATCGCAAGCCACTGCGCTTTGCCAGTGGCGAGGTGTACGCGGCCGAGCACGTCCTGGTCCGCGTGCACACCGACACCGGCGCCGTCGGGATTGCCGACGCTCCCCCGCGACCCTTCACCTACGGCGAGACCCAGGACGGCATCATCGCCGTGATCAGAGGGATCTTCGCCCCGCAGCTCACCGGGCTGCGTCTGCTGGAGCGCGAGGAGATTCACGCGCGGATGGCCCGCACCGTCGGCAACCCGGCGGCGAAGTCGGCCATCGACATGGCCGTGTGGGACGCCCTTGGCCGCACCCTCGACGTCGGCGTCAGCGAGCTGCTCGGCGGCTACACCGACCGCATGCGCGTCAGCCACATGCTCGGCTTCGACACCCCTGAGGCGATGGTGGCCGAGGCCGAGAAGATGCGCGAGGTCTACGGGATCACCACGTTCAAGGTCAAGGTCGGGCGTACGCCGTACACCCTCGACACCGCCGTCGTCCGAGCGCTTCGCGAAGGCCTGGGCGACGATGTCGAGCTGTACGTCGACGGCAACCGCGGCTGGTCTGCTTCGGAGTCGGCGCGCGCGATGCGCGAGATGGCCGACCTCGGGTTGACCTTCGCCGAGGAGCTCTGCCCGGCCGATGACGTGCTTGGCCGGCGCTGGCTGGTCACGCAGTGTGATGTGCCGTTTATCGCCGACGAGTCGGCGGTGACACCGGCCGACGTGACCCGGGAGGTGCTCGGCGGCTCGGCAACCGCGATCAGCATCAAGACCGCGCGCACCGGCTTCACCACGTCCTCTCGGGTGCATCACCTCGCCGAGGGGCTGGGGCTGGAGATCGTGATGGGCAACCAGATCGACGGACAGCTCGGCAGCGTCTGCACCGTCGCCTTCGGAGCGGCGTACCGGCTGACCTCCACCCGCGCCGGAGAGCTATCGAACTTCCTCGATATGAGCGATGACCTGCTGACCGAGCCGCTGCAGATCCGCGGCGGGCAGCTGCAGGTGCGGCCCGGGCCCGGGCTAGGTGTCGAGATCGACCCTGAACAGCTGGAGCGCTACCGCACCGACCGCTAG
- the dapA gene encoding 4-hydroxy-tetrahydrodipicolinate synthase produces MTVPTPTSAPPLGRVLTAMVTPFDDQGAVDYDAAARLATYLVDHGHDGVLVSGTTGESPTTSNEEKTQLLRAVIEAVGDRVPVMAGVGTNETAHTIHLAEEAEKAGAQSLLVVTPYYNKPPQASLIAHFTAVADATGLPNVLYDIPGRSGVPIETDTLKRLAEHERIVGVKDAKADFQAGAEVIATTGLSYYSGDDGLDLPWLSVGAVGKIGVASHALGEQYAALWEAGLAGDLTKAQQINARLLPAVNVVMHRSSQGAIRAKAAMQLLGVIDSRATRLPLLPASDDEVEELRKVLGAAGADV; encoded by the coding sequence ATGACAGTCCCGACCCCAACTTCGGCACCCCCGCTCGGTCGGGTGCTCACCGCGATGGTCACGCCGTTCGACGACCAGGGGGCGGTCGACTACGACGCGGCGGCCCGCCTAGCGACCTATCTCGTTGACCACGGCCACGACGGCGTACTCGTCTCGGGCACCACCGGTGAGTCACCCACCACCAGCAACGAGGAGAAGACCCAGTTGCTGCGCGCCGTCATCGAGGCGGTCGGCGACCGGGTCCCGGTGATGGCCGGTGTCGGCACCAACGAGACCGCGCACACGATCCACCTCGCCGAGGAAGCGGAGAAGGCCGGCGCGCAGAGCCTGCTGGTCGTCACGCCCTACTACAACAAGCCGCCGCAGGCGAGCCTCATCGCGCACTTCACCGCCGTCGCCGATGCGACCGGTCTGCCCAACGTGCTCTACGACATCCCGGGCCGCTCCGGCGTGCCCATCGAGACCGACACGCTCAAGCGGCTCGCTGAGCATGAGCGCATCGTGGGGGTCAAGGACGCGAAGGCCGACTTCCAGGCCGGCGCCGAGGTGATCGCCACGACCGGGCTGTCCTACTACTCCGGTGACGACGGACTCGACCTGCCGTGGCTGTCGGTCGGTGCGGTCGGCAAGATCGGTGTCGCCAGCCACGCCCTCGGCGAGCAGTACGCCGCCCTGTGGGAGGCCGGCCTTGCCGGCGACCTGACCAAGGCGCAGCAGATCAACGCCCGCCTGCTTCCTGCGGTCAACGTCGTCATGCACCGCAGCTCGCAGGGCGCGATCCGCGCCAAGGCCGCCATGCAGCTGCTCGGGGTCATCGACTCACGCGCCACCCGGCTGCCGCTGCTGCCGGCCTCCGACGACGAGGTCGAAGAGCTGCGCAAGGTTCTCGGCGCGGCAGGAGCTGACGTCTGA
- the catA gene encoding catechol 1,2-dioxygenase, which yields MSEQTTATESATAAKSGASATERFRSDKSSAAQTSPERVDLLAREVLSAVHETIRKNQVTYDEYNALKSWLISVGEDGEWPLFLDVFVEHVVEDVATAHRSGNKGSIEGPYYVPGAPEIGASGTVPMREGESGTPLVWTGTITSTDGSPLAGGQVEIWHADADGFYSQFAPGLPEWNLRARITTGDDGAFEITTVRPAPYQIPTDGATGKLIAAANWHAWRPAHIHVKVSAPGHETLTAQLYFPGDEHNDDDIASAVKPELMLDPKPAADGNGEQLVYDFVLDPEQS from the coding sequence ATGTCCGAGCAGACGACAGCAACCGAATCGGCGACCGCCGCGAAGTCGGGGGCTTCGGCCACCGAACGGTTCCGATCCGACAAGAGCTCAGCCGCCCAGACCAGTCCCGAGCGCGTCGACCTGCTCGCCCGCGAGGTGCTGTCGGCCGTGCACGAGACCATCCGCAAAAACCAGGTCACCTACGACGAGTACAACGCGCTCAAGTCGTGGCTGATCAGTGTCGGGGAGGACGGCGAGTGGCCACTGTTCCTTGACGTCTTCGTCGAGCACGTCGTCGAGGATGTCGCCACGGCGCACCGCAGCGGCAACAAGGGCTCGATCGAAGGCCCCTACTACGTGCCGGGCGCACCGGAGATCGGGGCGAGCGGCACCGTTCCCATGCGCGAGGGCGAGAGCGGTACGCCGCTGGTGTGGACCGGCACGATCACCTCGACCGACGGCTCGCCGCTGGCCGGCGGGCAGGTCGAGATCTGGCATGCCGACGCCGACGGCTTCTACTCGCAGTTTGCTCCCGGCCTGCCGGAGTGGAACCTGCGCGCGAGGATCACCACCGGCGACGACGGAGCCTTCGAGATCACCACGGTCCGCCCGGCGCCGTACCAGATCCCCACCGACGGTGCGACGGGCAAGCTGATCGCCGCGGCCAACTGGCATGCGTGGCGCCCGGCGCACATCCACGTGAAGGTCTCGGCGCCCGGTCACGAGACGCTGACCGCGCAGCTGTACTTCCCCGGTGACGAGCACAACGACGACGACATCGCCTCGGCGGTGAAGCCCGAGCTGATGCTGGACCCGAAGCCTGCGGCGGACGGCAACGGCGAGCAGCTGGTCTACGACTTCGTGCTCGATCCCGAGCAGTCCTAG
- a CDS encoding DUF222 domain-containing protein: MVGSFDGSGTDVEQIDLIDALRRTESACAAARARVSVQFAKARVVQAQERGDSLEQQRAGAVGELALAHRCSPTAMLTKLAEYRRLVIDLPGTLRVLASGECSEYAAQCVARGATALTGDDATALDEHISPQLASLTPRQAEGRARRFADQRDPKAAVRRNREAAGTAHVSCRPLADGMAQLSIVTKLADAVAMNAALRKAALTDPALHDDGIGVTMTRIAFERITGMATAMDLGVEIQLVMSAETLLGDDGQPARMGEEYTGVRDAWIPAPMAREFALGLIGEPRSAHTGDNTANDADETSQPYQGDQGDQSDQTGEKTRDELRGRRWIRRLFTDPVTGTLADCDRRRRRFTKSQRRFIAARDQSCTTPWCGGPIRDYDHATPHAAGGPTDATNGNGKSTSCNHTKDTRGWTTEPIPARAGIAHGIKITNPTGHVYTSSSPPVLGDVPTRAGGHALAAGRRVAAQINKWC; this comes from the coding sequence ATGGTCGGCTCGTTCGACGGATCGGGCACCGATGTCGAGCAGATCGACCTGATCGATGCGCTGCGGCGCACCGAAAGCGCATGTGCCGCGGCCCGGGCACGAGTGTCGGTGCAGTTCGCGAAGGCCCGAGTGGTCCAAGCTCAGGAGCGCGGTGACTCGCTCGAGCAGCAGCGCGCCGGCGCGGTCGGCGAACTCGCGCTGGCGCACCGGTGTTCCCCCACCGCGATGCTGACCAAGCTCGCCGAGTACCGCCGCCTGGTGATCGACCTGCCCGGCACATTGCGAGTCCTGGCCTCAGGCGAGTGCAGCGAGTACGCCGCCCAGTGCGTCGCGCGCGGCGCGACGGCACTTACCGGCGATGACGCAACCGCGCTCGACGAACACATCTCACCGCAGCTCGCCTCACTCACACCGCGGCAGGCCGAAGGGCGCGCCCGTCGGTTCGCCGATCAACGCGACCCGAAAGCAGCCGTGCGACGCAACCGAGAAGCGGCCGGCACCGCGCACGTCTCCTGCCGACCGCTGGCCGACGGGATGGCCCAACTATCAATCGTCACAAAACTGGCTGACGCCGTTGCGATGAACGCCGCGCTGCGCAAAGCCGCCCTCACCGACCCCGCGCTCCACGACGACGGAATCGGCGTCACGATGACCCGCATCGCATTCGAACGCATCACCGGTATGGCGACCGCCATGGATCTCGGGGTGGAGATCCAGCTGGTGATGAGCGCCGAAACCCTGCTGGGCGACGACGGGCAGCCAGCGCGGATGGGCGAGGAATACACCGGCGTCCGCGACGCCTGGATCCCGGCACCAATGGCCCGCGAGTTCGCCCTCGGCCTCATCGGCGAACCACGCTCCGCGCACACCGGCGACAACACCGCCAACGACGCCGACGAGACCAGCCAGCCCTACCAAGGCGACCAAGGCGACCAAAGCGACCAGACCGGCGAGAAGACCCGCGACGAGCTGCGCGGGCGGCGGTGGATCAGGCGACTGTTCACCGACCCCGTCACCGGAACCCTCGCCGACTGCGACCGACGACGACGCAGATTCACCAAGTCCCAACGCAGGTTCATCGCCGCCCGAGACCAGTCATGCACCACGCCATGGTGCGGAGGGCCCATCCGCGACTACGACCACGCCACACCACACGCCGCCGGCGGACCGACCGATGCCACCAACGGCAACGGCAAAAGCACCTCGTGCAACCACACCAAAGACACCCGCGGCTGGACCACCGAACCCATCCCGGCCCGAGCGGGCATCGCCCACGGCATCAAAATCACCAACCCGACCGGGCACGTTTACACCAGTAGCAGTCCGCCGGTACTCGGCGATGTGCCCACGCGAGCCGGCGGCCATGCCCTAGCTGCAGGACGCCGTGTTGCAGCGCAGATTAATAAGTGGTGCTGA
- a CDS encoding LysR substrate-binding domain-containing protein, whose amino-acid sequence MELRHLRYFVTVAETCHFGQAAKRLHMAQAAVSQAIRQLETQLGAPLFTRTTRHVELTPAGEFLLGEARRILDAVDASAVGVRRVAEGHRGLVRIGFTPTAVFTHLPQIARALEQSLPEVALEVHADLLTPQLRGQLHDGTLDLSVLRPPAAGDDIAVRTIESEPLILALPADHRLVAEPAIGMRDLRREGFVLFEAGDSAVNEAVLRACRTAGFTPRRDHVAPNTAVMLALVAAGLGIALVPGSARSIHLAGVQFHDVPDAGTIDIAMAWREHPTALVESVLSVLDDAGLFAAADSRVTEQTR is encoded by the coding sequence ATGGAACTGCGTCACCTTCGCTACTTCGTGACCGTCGCCGAGACCTGCCACTTCGGACAGGCAGCGAAGCGACTGCACATGGCGCAGGCCGCGGTGTCGCAGGCAATCCGCCAGCTCGAGACGCAGCTCGGGGCGCCACTGTTCACCCGGACGACTCGGCACGTCGAGCTGACCCCGGCCGGGGAGTTCCTGCTCGGGGAGGCGCGGCGGATCCTGGACGCCGTCGATGCCAGTGCGGTCGGCGTACGCCGGGTCGCCGAGGGCCACCGCGGACTGGTGCGGATCGGGTTCACCCCGACCGCGGTCTTTACCCACCTGCCGCAGATCGCCCGCGCGCTGGAGCAGTCGCTGCCGGAGGTCGCCCTCGAGGTGCACGCCGACCTGCTCACCCCGCAGCTGCGCGGCCAGCTGCACGACGGCACCCTCGACCTCTCCGTGCTGCGCCCGCCGGCGGCCGGCGATGACATCGCCGTGCGCACGATCGAGTCCGAGCCGCTGATCCTCGCTCTGCCAGCCGATCATCGCCTCGTCGCCGAGCCGGCGATCGGCATGCGCGACCTGCGCCGCGAGGGGTTCGTGCTATTCGAGGCCGGCGACTCAGCGGTCAACGAGGCCGTGCTGCGCGCCTGCCGCACGGCCGGCTTCACCCCGCGCCGCGACCACGTCGCACCCAACACCGCCGTGATGCTGGCGCTCGTCGCCGCCGGTCTCGGGATCGCGCTCGTCCCCGGGTCGGCGCGCTCGATCCACCTCGCCGGCGTGCAGTTCCACGACGTACCCGACGCCGGGACGATCGACATCGCGATGGCCTGGCGCGAGCACCCCACCGCACTGGTCGAGTCGGTGCTGAGTGTCCTCGACGATGCCGGGCTCTTTGCCGCCGCTGACTCTCGCGTCACGGAGCAGACCCGATGA
- the vapC gene encoding type II toxin-antitoxin system VapC family toxin encodes MSALVDTSVWVEFLRGTQSAAADYVRHEVGRNLATCEPVMMELLAGLSAGDRTARVERMLLSQTWLRIDPHLDYRGAVDVFHATRATGHAPRGLADCLIAAIALRAGVEVAHRDTDYEYIAAATGLATIDLRERTAAG; translated from the coding sequence GTGAGCGCTCTGGTCGACACATCGGTCTGGGTCGAGTTTCTTCGTGGCACGCAAAGTGCTGCCGCAGACTATGTGCGCCACGAGGTTGGGCGGAATCTCGCAACGTGCGAGCCGGTGATGATGGAACTGCTGGCGGGCTTGTCTGCTGGCGATCGGACGGCACGTGTCGAGCGGATGCTGTTGAGCCAGACCTGGCTGCGCATCGATCCCCATCTGGACTATCGGGGCGCCGTTGACGTATTCCACGCCACGCGAGCCACTGGCCACGCACCCCGCGGGCTCGCTGACTGCCTGATTGCCGCGATTGCGCTCCGTGCCGGCGTCGAGGTAGCCCACCGCGACACCGACTACGAGTACATTGCGGCAGCGACCGGGCTCGCCACTATCGACCTGCGCGAGCGAACTGCGGCAGGTTAG
- a CDS encoding winged helix-turn-helix domain-containing protein, which produces MSVSMSKAAARRIALAAQGFADRPPGGTPTARHFRRAYDRMGVLQIDSVNVLTRAHYLPVFARLGTYDRGALDALEYPKRAVFEYWAHMASYSPIEHHPLLRWRMEAARERSWKLIEDGVRGRQSYVEDVRAMVVERGPLTASQIAPDRPGKERGQMWSWHDGKVAIEYLFRTGEVSSVRRNSQFERVYDLTERVIPQPILAQPTPDIAGAQRELLAIAARAHGIGTTRDLKDYFRLRGKVADQALRDLVEDGVLVPATVRGSEQKWWLHRDARRPRAIPGDALLSPFDPVIWERSRTDQLWDTHYRIEIYTPKHKRVHGYYVLMFLLDEQLAARVDLKADRRAGALLVQGASLEQTTTHPEGYVAERLAARLGAMAAWLGLDGVRVEAQSPFARVLAGSRVSP; this is translated from the coding sequence GTGAGCGTCTCGATGAGCAAGGCCGCTGCCCGCCGGATCGCGCTGGCCGCGCAGGGGTTCGCTGACCGGCCCCCGGGCGGTACGCCGACCGCGCGGCACTTTCGCCGCGCCTATGACCGCATGGGCGTGCTGCAGATCGACTCGGTCAACGTGCTCACCCGCGCCCACTACCTGCCGGTGTTTGCCCGCTTAGGCACCTACGACCGGGGTGCGCTCGATGCGTTGGAGTACCCCAAGCGGGCCGTGTTCGAGTACTGGGCGCACATGGCGTCGTACTCGCCGATCGAGCACCACCCGCTGCTGCGCTGGCGCATGGAGGCGGCACGTGAGCGGTCGTGGAAGCTCATCGAAGACGGGGTGCGAGGGCGCCAGTCGTACGTCGAGGACGTCCGCGCGATGGTCGTCGAGCGCGGTCCGCTGACCGCATCGCAGATCGCCCCCGACCGGCCGGGCAAGGAGCGCGGGCAGATGTGGAGCTGGCACGACGGCAAGGTCGCGATCGAATACCTCTTCCGCACCGGCGAGGTCAGCTCGGTACGCCGCAACAGCCAGTTCGAGCGGGTCTATGACCTCACCGAGCGGGTGATCCCGCAGCCGATCCTCGCGCAGCCGACGCCAGACATCGCAGGCGCGCAGCGCGAGCTGCTTGCGATCGCGGCCCGCGCCCACGGCATCGGTACGACGCGCGATCTGAAGGACTACTTCCGGCTGCGGGGCAAGGTCGCCGACCAGGCGCTGCGCGACCTCGTCGAGGACGGCGTACTCGTGCCGGCTACGGTGCGCGGCTCAGAGCAGAAGTGGTGGCTGCATCGCGACGCGCGTCGCCCGCGCGCCATACCCGGCGACGCCCTGCTGTCGCCGTTCGACCCGGTGATCTGGGAGCGCTCGCGCACCGACCAGCTGTGGGACACCCACTACCGGATCGAGATCTACACCCCCAAGCACAAGCGCGTGCACGGCTACTACGTGCTGATGTTCCTGCTCGACGAGCAGCTCGCGGCCCGCGTCGATCTCAAGGCCGACCGCCGCGCCGGAGCCCTGCTCGTGCAGGGCGCCAGCCTGGAGCAGACCACGACGCATCCGGAGGGGTACGTCGCCGAGCGCCTTGCCGCGCGCCTGGGGGCGATGGCCGCCTGGCTGGGCCTGGACGGCGTGCGCGTCGAGGCGCAGAGCCCGTTCGCCCGGGTGCTGGCCGGCAGTCGCGTCAGTCCTTGA
- the thyX gene encoding FAD-dependent thymidylate synthase, giving the protein MSQAQQPRSAQSSVGEQMRVDVVGITEFRLPDDVPLELDAEGPEALAEFAGRACYESWSKPNPATATNAGYLRHVIEVGHLSVLEHAQVTVYIRGISRSLTHELIRHRHFSYSQLSQRHIPEGEYVVPEPVASDPELAAQFTAATEQAHAAYEELMTQIESKLAQVDSTARRKRARQAAQTLLPGARSTDIVVSGNLRAWRQFIAVHGTDQADDEIRELAVVLLQRLREVAGNAFGDFEISTLPDGREIASSALVTEG; this is encoded by the coding sequence ATGTCGCAAGCCCAGCAGCCGCGCAGTGCCCAGAGCTCGGTCGGCGAGCAGATGCGAGTCGACGTGGTCGGCATCACCGAGTTTCGCCTTCCTGACGACGTACCGCTCGAGCTCGACGCCGAGGGTCCCGAGGCGCTCGCCGAGTTCGCTGGACGGGCCTGCTACGAATCGTGGTCCAAGCCCAACCCGGCCACCGCGACCAACGCCGGCTACCTGCGTCACGTGATCGAGGTCGGCCACCTGTCGGTGCTCGAGCACGCTCAGGTGACGGTCTACATCCGAGGTATATCCCGATCTTTGACCCACGAGCTGATCCGCCACCGCCACTTCTCCTACAGCCAGCTCTCGCAGCGACACATCCCCGAAGGCGAGTACGTCGTACCCGAACCCGTCGCCAGCGATCCCGAGCTCGCCGCGCAGTTCACCGCGGCGACTGAGCAGGCGCACGCGGCGTACGAGGAGCTAATGACCCAGATCGAGTCCAAGCTCGCGCAGGTCGACTCGACCGCACGTCGCAAGCGGGCGCGCCAGGCCGCCCAGACTCTGTTGCCGGGTGCGCGCAGCACCGACATCGTGGTCAGCGGCAACCTGCGAGCGTGGCGGCAGTTCATCGCCGTCCACGGCACCGACCAGGCCGACGACGAGATTCGCGAGCTCGCCGTCGTACTGCTGCAGCGGTTGCGTGAGGTCGCCGGCAACGCCTTCGGCGACTTCGAGATTTCCACGCTGCCCGACGGGCGCGAGATCGCCTCCAGCGCGTTGGTCACCGAAGGATAG
- the catC gene encoding muconolactone Delta-isomerase yields the protein MLYHVRMDVHLPPDMDADEKAALLEREKAYSQQLQREGKWPHIWRIAGEYANFSILDVDSHDEVHQLLSGLPLFGYMDITVTPLAKHPSDIKD from the coding sequence ATGCTGTATCACGTGCGCATGGACGTGCACCTGCCGCCGGACATGGACGCCGACGAGAAGGCTGCGCTGCTGGAGCGCGAGAAGGCCTACTCGCAGCAGCTGCAGCGCGAGGGCAAGTGGCCACATATCTGGCGGATCGCCGGTGAGTACGCCAACTTCTCGATCCTCGACGTCGACTCACATGACGAGGTGCACCAGCTGCTCTCCGGGCTGCCGCTGTTTGGCTACATGGACATCACCGTCACGCCGCTGGCCAAGCACCCCTCCGATATCAAGGACTGA